From a single Sorghum bicolor cultivar BTx623 chromosome 5, Sorghum_bicolor_NCBIv3, whole genome shotgun sequence genomic region:
- the LOC110435526 gene encoding berberine bridge enzyme-like 8 produces MAASTSKAAAVVLILCLLCCNTLLLPCSASSDSFLQCLSAMMPTELVYQQSSSSFTSVLQSSVQNPRFVTNTTVLPLCVITASDVSHVQAAVRCGRWNGVRLRVRSGGHDYEGLSYRSVQPEVFAVLDLARLRGVQVRAGEDSAWVDAGTTLGELYYTVGTTNPGFLFPGGACPTVGVSGFVSGGGIGLMMRKYGVGGDNVVDARIVNANGDVLDRAAMGEDLFWAIRGGGGETFGVVVAWRLKLSKVPQTVTVVNILRTMEQGAADLVAKWETTILQPVLPDLTIRVVLQHRHAFFQTLFLGGCSDLLSTMGSLFPELGTTAADCNEMTWLRAMAFIYFGNTNTPAEALLNRTNNVGNYYFKSKSDYVRRAVGRAGWDSLYQQWLSQNGNGQMILEPHGAAVGGANTVTTSPYPHRRGVLFNIQYGSNWCCGANGTEAAAALGWLNGIYGFMAPFVTSSPREAFANYRDLDMGQNVIGGDGLSSYWRARAWAERYFMGNYRRLAAVKTAVDPTDYFRNEQSIPPLPK; encoded by the coding sequence ATGGCGGCATCCACAAGCAAAGCTGCTGCAGTAGTTCTCATCCTGTGCTTGTTGTGCTGCAATACCTTGCTGCTACCTTGTTCAGCTTCCTCCGATTCCTTCCTGCAATGCCTCTCGGCGATGATGCCGACCGAGCTGGTGTACCAGCAGAGCTCGAGCAGCTTCACTTCCGTGCTGCAGTCGTCCGTGCAGAACCCGAGGTTCGTGACCAACACCACGGTGCTGCCGCTGTGCGTCATCACGGCCTCCGACGTCTCCCACGTGCAGGCCGCCGTGCGGTGCGGCCGCTGGAACGGCGTGCGCCTCCGCGTGCGCAGCGGCGGGCATGACTACGAGGGCCTCTCCTACAGGTCCGTCCAGCCCGAGGTGTTCGCCGTGCTGGACCTGGCCAGGCTCCGCGGCGTGCAGGTGCGCGCCGGGGAGGACAGCGCGTGGGTGGACGCCGGCACGACGCTGGGCGAGCTGTACTACACCGTGGGCACGACGAACCCGGGGTTCCTGTTCCCGGGCGGCGCGTGCCCGACGGTCGGCGTCAGTGGCTTCGTCAGCGGCGGCGGCATCGGCCTGATGATGCGCAAGTACGGCGTCGGGGGTGACAACGTCGTCGACGCCAGGATCGTCAACGCCAACGGCGACGTCCTCGACAGGGCCGCCATGGGAGAGGACCTCTTCTGGGCCAtccgcggaggcggcggcgagacCTTCGGCGTCGTGGTGGCGTGGCGCCTGAAGCTCTCGAAGGTCCCACAGACGGTGACGGTGGTCAACATCCTCAGGACCATGGAGCAGGGCGCCGCCGACCTCGTCGCCAAGTGGGAGACGACCATCCTCCAGCCGGTCCTCCCGGACCTCACCATCCGCGTCGTCCTGCAGCACAGGCACGCCTTCTTCCAGACACTCTTCCTCGGCGGGTGCTCGGACCTCCTCAGCACGATGGGCAGCCTCTTCCCGGAGCTCGGCACGACGGCTGCCGACTGCAACGAGATGACCTGGCTGCGCGCCATGGCGTTCATCTACTTCGGCAACACCAACACGCCGGCGGAGGCGCTGCTGAACCGGACCAACAACGTGGGCAACTACTACTTCAAGAGCAAGTCGGACTACGTGCGCCGCGCCGTCGGCAGGGCCGGGTGGGACAGCCTGTACCAGCAGTGGCTCTCGCAGAACGGCAACGGGCAGATGATCCTGGAGCCGCACGGCGCGGCGGTCGGCGGCGCCAACACGGTGACCACCTCGCCGTACCCGCACCGCAGGGGCGTGCTGTTCAACATCCAGTACGGCTCCAACTGGTGCTGCGGCGCCAACGGcaccgaggcggcggcggcgcttggGTGGCTCAACGGGATCTACGGCTTCATGGCGCCGTTCGTCACCAGCAGCCCCAGGGAGGCGTTCGCCAACTACCGCGACCTGGACATGGGCCAGAACGTGATCGGCGGCGACGGCTTGTCGTCGTACTGGAGAGCGAGGGCGTGGGCGGAGAGATACTTCATGGGGAACTACCGGCGGCTGGCGGCGGTGAAGACAGCGGTGGATCCCACTGACTACTTCAGGAACGAGCAGAGCATCCCACCACTTCCCAAGTGA